The nucleotide sequence atgcaggtttagttcaTGTCTGTGTGTATACGCTCCACTCTAATGTGTTGAGTTTTCTttgcttcaaaaaaaaaaaaaaagggttaaatTCAAAGTCAAAATATTAGCCACCGGAATGAGTAGTCGAAGATTTATTTGAGAGTCCATTGTGTTGAGGCAAACATGATCCATTTAAATTACATGTGCCAGTTTCTTGAAAATTTGTTTCCTTAATATTGTTATTCATCTTATTTGCCAGATTCAGCTTCATGCATGGCGACACCTAAATTCAGCACAGACTTTGTTTTATGTTTATTCTTGTTATGTGTTCATGCAACATTAGTCTTTGCTTCAACCTCAAATGTATTATActtttccctctctctctcacatacttttttttcttttttttttttaataaactatTTTTATAACCCATTTTCTCTTTcaagtttagttttattttaaaagtTGTTGAAATAGAGTTTTTATTTTACAAAttgaaaaagtataggaaccAATTTTTAAGTAGTTAATaatagtaatttttttaattatttttttaatttttatttttggagaATTTGTAGTTTAGTATTAGAATTTAGAGTATAtaatttaagatttaggatttaaaggtttaaaattaaaaaaataattggtATTGGTCGAAAAATATTGACTTCTTGACTCTtacaaattagaaaataaaatttcacATTAATTTTTCTTGATTTCAGTGGCAAAATTCACAAGATTGGTTGAACCATGGTGGAGATTTGTTCAACAGAAGATATGGCTACAAAGAGTTTAAGATCAGTCCCAAAACAGCACCAAAGCTAAGTTTGAAGTGGAAATTCTATGCAGGCAAAGACATAACTGCAACACCAGCAATATATGAGGATACCCTTTATTTTCCAAGTTGGAATGGTAACATATATGCAGTGAATGAAACAAATGGATCCCTTATTTGGAAGCAGAACTTGCAAGAATTAACAGGTCTAAATGCACCTAGATTAACAACCAATGTGAATTGGACAGTGTCAAGATCAACTCCTACAATAGTTGGTGATCACGATTCATTGATGGTTGGAATTTATGGCCCTGCTGTAGTTATTGCTCTAAACAGAACAAATGGTAAGCTTTTGTGGTTAACCTATTTGGATCATCATCCTCTAGCACTTATCACCATGTCTGGAACATACTACAAAGGGTTAGTACATGAATAATATATGTTTGCTGCTATTGTATTTTTGGATTCCATCAATGATATTGTTTTAATAAGATTTTGTTTAATTATTCTTGAAGTTTTATAATTTTccccaattttcaatcaagacCTTTATAATTTAAACATCTCTAATTTAATTCTTATACTGAATAAAGAGTTCTCAATAAGGTCCTTTTTATTGTGATTAAGTCCCCATCTTTGTACAATTTATTGTCTAATATagaaatttaattacaaaaattttaaattaaaagtctTGTTGAAATAAAATTGTTTATATCCTATAAGAATTATACTAGCACTTATCACCATGTCTGGAACATACTACAAAGGGTTAGTACATGAATAATATATGTTTGCTGCTATTGTATTTTTGGATTCCATCAATGATATTGTTTTAATAAGATTTTGTTTAATTATTCTTGAAGTTTTATAATTTTccccaattttcaatcaagacCTTTATAATTTAAACATCTCTAATTTAATTCTTATACTGAATAAAGAGTTCTCAACAAGGTCCTTTTTATTGTGATTAAGTCCCCATCTTTGTACAATTTATTGTCTAATATAGgaatttaattacaaaaattttaaattaaaagtctagttgaaataaaatttttatatcctATAAGAATTATATtagaaatattttaattacaataacctaattaaaaaaattctattaTAACATAAAAACCTAATCATAAAGTAAAGAGACATTAGAAATTGAACAAAACTACAAAGACATCAATAATAATTTGGCCTAAATTTTTTCTCCAAAGCCAACTTGTTCAGTTGTTGATAATATATATTGCATCAAGAGGTATACTCTATGATTGTTCAAAGAATATGATGAGCTACAAGCTTGGTCTAAGTTTAAAACTCAACATTATGCAAGTTCTTACCCAATCTAAGTTGCAAACCAGAATTGAACAAATGTGGCAATATTTTTATCTTACACTTTCAATTGAATTCTGAATTACTTATGGTGCATTGGTATCCATTAGAGGTTACTATGTTGGAACATCATCACTAGAAGAAGCTGAAACCATTGAACGATGCTGCATATTTCGAGGCAGCATGGCGAAACTTGATGCCTTATCCGGCGCCATCATATGGCAAACCTACACGTTACCGGATAACAATGGCACGGTTGGAGGGTATGCAGGAGCAGCCATATGGGGTAGCAGCCcctccattgatgctcaaagaaACCATGTCTACATTGCCACTGGGAACCTCTACTCTGCGCCGCGACGAATACTTGAGTGTCAAGAAAGGCAGAGCAACAGAACAGTGCCTACTGAACCTGATGACTGTGTTGAGCCTGAAAACCACTCCAATTCAATCTTGGCCCTTGATTTGGACACCGGAAAGATTGAATGGTACCGGCAACTAGGAGGGTATGATGTTTGGTTTTATCAATGCAACAATGCTTCAATTCCCGGTTGTCCTCCTTCTGGTCCTACCCCTGATGCTGATTTTGGTGAGGCACCAATGATGTTGAGTGTATATGTCAATGGAACTAAGAAAGATATTGTTGCTGCTGTTCAGAAAAGTGGCTATGCATGGGCTTTGGATCGCAACAATGGCAACATTACTTGGTTCACGGTAAGACCTGAAAACGTTTTGAATCAAAGACTGGCTGAAGCTGAACTCAAGTGCGAGTCACACTAAAATGTTTTATGTCATAGATAAAGCAATTAGAATCATAAATGAAATCAATTATAACAGTAACTCATTACCTAATGAAGTCATAAATGAAAACCTCAATCACATTTCAAGATTACACAAAGTCAAATCCtatcataaaaaatttatttatcatgTATCAATAACTGTGTTGTATCATAACAAATTCATGCTTTTCATAATTCTAACCGTAGATAAAAAATgttaggaaaagtctaggggaccagcaatttttgtgttttctggccagcacttaaccatcaaaacaaaagtgagtgatctcctaccattagatgtaatctcagaccattaaaaacactattgatggccaattgatggttacaaaacaccaaaattactgaccccctagcattcctcaaaATGTTATATGCACACAAAAAATCAGTCACTGAATCAatcattatatatttgtatataaaatatatttaactTGTTTTCAATATACACTGATGTGATGACTGATTTTTTGTTAGGTGGTATGGTTGAAGCTTACATGTAGAGCAGTAACTAATCAATGAATAAAACATTCACACTTTTGAGCTTTGCCCCTTTTGCAGGAAGCTGGACCAGGCGGAATAGTAGGAGGAGGAACATGGGGTGCGGCGACGGACGAAAGGAGAGTTTACACAAACATTGTAAATTCCGGGGCCAAAAACTTCACTCTTGCACCATCAAACAGAACCACAACTAGTGGTGGTTGGGTGGCAATGGATGCAAGTAATGGGAAAATTGTATGGTCCACTGCTAATCCTAGTAACAGCACTTCTAATGGACCTGTTAGTGTTGCAAATGATGTTGTCTTTGCTGGATCAATAGACCTATTGGGGTCAATATATGCAATGAATGCAAAAAATGGGAAGATTTTGTGGTCCTACAAAACTGGAGCAAGTGTCTATGGAGGCATGTCAATTAGCAACGGTTGCATATATGTTGGCAGTGGTTATAATGTTAGTTTGGGGTTTCCTGACTTGTCGGGTGGAACCTCGTTATCTGCATTTTGTGTCTAAGAACTTTACATCATATATTGTTAAGTACTCCACTCACTGTGAGTAATGTaaacttttttcaataaaattatcaagaaaagtaaattatacCATAGAATGTGAAGCTATATTGAATGATATTATCTTTAGAAATTTGTTCTATCAATTTTAATGGTGTTGGTTTTATCTAGCCGATGTCATCACTGTTAGAATTTGATGCATGGATTCAATAGTTTCTGGCTAAACAGTAAACACTTAATCCAAGAAATTGGATATTATCCATATCGGTTGAAACTCTGAATGCTTAAACAACTTGGGCTGATCTAATGATTAGTTCACTAGTTCGCTTAAGCAAGTATCAGAGTTCAAATCCCACATTGTAGATGTAGTAACCTATTTTCGATTTGCGACAGATTAGTCCTAGGCTTGCCGGACGGAGGGATATCGTGAATGCTTAACTTGGATCTATTCTTGTTATTGATCCTATTTTTCCCCCATTCACTCTGTTGTTGGTCTGCTGTTGCTTACTAATTGAACAACCTGCATTATTCTATGAGTAAGCATCTTTATGAATGTTTGTTGTATGTTGAAAGGAACTACTCATTGAAATTTTATGTTCACTTTATAGTATGCTGCATTTGATCATTTGTTATATGATAATAAATTAAAAGGAATATAGCTGAAGTTATTGACCTTCTGTTATATGTCACTTTCTGATAATAGATTACTTAAACAAGCCCCTGCATCTAGTTTGGCAACTCTATGTTTCCAGTACTATTTATAGGAGCCAGGAATTGAAGTCTTCTTTGTAGGCGTctattctttttcctttgtttatcTGTAATTATATAGAAGAAAATTAGAATACATTATTTCCTAATAAGTTTGTAGGCGAGCTTCCACTTTGAGGAGGATAGTGAAGGCATGATCAAGCAGATGATTCTAAAGAGAATAGGCAAAATTTGGAAGGATACAAGAGGAAAGTTGTTTCACCAATTTTATGATGGAACAAAGACTTTGGAACAGAATATTGCCCAATGCCCAGAAGGAATAGATCCAAGTAATTGGAAATGGTCCCTTGAATACCGCATGAGGGCTGATACACAGGTAAAAGTTATTGAATTGGTATCTAAGTAGATTTATCTATGGCATATTGAGTTGGATTAAATTGTTTTCTTAGTATACTTATATATGATGGCACAATTGGAGAAGTGCAGAAAAAATGCACTCACACAGGCGGTTCAAAAAGCTTAGCAaggtgaagagaagaagaagagataatCAGTCTCAAAGTTGTTTTAGGCTATTTCattgttttcttatttttcatttgtTGGGTTTATAATTGTCTCAATGTCAATATACAGGAACGATTACAGGGGAGACGCATTAGTCGAGGAGAGATTTGGAATAAGGTGCATAAGAGAAAGGATGTCTCTTATATCCATAATAATGTGCAAACCACGCGTGTAAGTATTTTGTTAAAGCTATGTTTTcctttagaatttaaaatttgctaCTGCTATATATTCTGCTTCTGCTGTAGAGAGAGTAACTACTAGTTGTTTCTTTAAAGACCAAGAAATTGCACCAGAACCAAGATGAAATACAAATTCTGAAGtacttttttttgtttctatATCTCCAGCCCAATCACTGTCAGTGTAACCGATAAGGTTTACTTCATTAGTATTTTCATAATAAATACCATCATTTAAAGTATCTTTGATATATCGAAGAATCCTTTTTGCCGCTTGCAAATGGTTGGTACAAGGTTCCTCCATGAATCTGCTAAACAAACCAACTCCAAACACAATATCTGGTCTAGTCACAGtcaagtaccttagacttccaatCAAGCTTTTGTAATATGTAGGATTTACTGCTCTTCCTTTATCTTTTAGTAACTTGAACTTCTCTTCGACTGGAGTAGGAACTGGCTTTGAATGTTTCATTTGAAATTTCTTCAAAATATCATTTGCATATTTCTTTTGAGAAATGAAAATACCATCATCTCTTTAAACCACTTCAATGCCAAGAAAGTAAGACATCAAGCACATATATGTCATTTCAAAGTGCTTTATCATAGCCTCCCCGAATTCTGCAATTATCTTCAAATTGTTCCCAGTAAAGATCAAATTATCAACATAAAAACACACGATCAAGATATCTCTAGGTTCAACGAACTTGATAtaaagctgatgagcggatattttatacgctttttggggataatttcatatagttttgagtatgttttagttagtttttagtctatttctattagtttttaggaaaaattcatatttctagactttactatgagttgtgtgtttttctataatttcaggtatttttctggctgaaattgaaggagctgaacaaaaatctgattcaggctgaaaaaggactgctgatgttgttggattctgacctccctgcactcaaagtggattttcgggagctacagaactcgaaatggcgtgcttccaattgagttggaaagtagacatccagggatttccagcaatatataatagtccatactttgcacaagaatagatgacgtaaactggcgtccatgaacgtgtgcctgacaaccacctctgttctatattcgattgaatgagtatctccgagatctcttaatcagaatctctgtggtataagctagaactgatggcggcattcatgagaatccggaaagcctaaaccttgtctgtggtattccgagtaggattcaaggattgaatgactgtgacgagcttcaaactcctgaaggctgggcgttagtgacagacgcaaaaggatagtaaatcctattccaaccggatcgagaaccaaccggtgattagccgtgctgtgacagagcgcgtgagcgtagttttcactggaaggatggatggtagccattgacaacggtgatccaccaacacacagcttgccataggaggacgtgcgtgcgtgaacaagaagacagaggaaagcagagattcagaagacaaagcatctccaaaactccaacatattctccattactgcacaacaagtaacctttaatttatgctctcttggttattcacaattcaactgataaacataattgatttcctgactaagatttacaagataaccatagattgcttcaaaccaacaatctccgtgggattcgacccttactcacgtgaggtattacttggacgacccagtgcacttgctggtcagtagTACGAGTTGTGagaagtgtgattcacaattcgtgcaccaaaagCGTATATTCAAATGGACATCTTTTGAAACCATTCTGAGTAAAATAAGAATCAATCTTCTTGTACCATGCTCTTGGTGCTTGTTTTAACCCGTACAAGGCTTTCTTCAACTTGTAAACTTTATCTTCTTTTCCAAGAACTTCATATCTTGCAGGTTGCTCAACACACACTTCTTCTAAAGTGCCATTTAGAAATACAGACTTAACATCCATTTAATGTATCTTCCACTTATTTTGAGCCGAGAGTGAAATAATCATACGAATAGTGTCTAATCTTGCAACAGGAGAAAATACTTCAAAATAATCGATACCTGGCTTTTGTTTGTATCCCTTAGCAACTAATCTTGCTTTGAAACGATCAACTTCACCACTGGGTTTGTACTTAGTCTTGTAAACCCACTTTACTCCAATCGGCTTCTTATCTGCTGGTAAATCTGTCAGCTCCCATGTGTCATTCTTTTCAATGGCATGAATCTCCTCGTCCATTGCTTTCTTACAATTGTTGTTTTTAGAGGCTTCTTTAAAGTTCAATAGCTCACAATCTGAAAATAGAGCAAAGTTTATGATTTCTTCATCGGACGGATCGTTGTCATTGCCAATTTCATAATCTGCTAATCTAGCAGGTAGTCTCCGCTCTCTTTGTGATCTTCTAGATGATTCTGATTGTTTGGTTGTGTCTGGTTGCCTTTCTTCTACCTCATCACATGTATTTGGAATTATAGTCAGCTGCTTTTCTGTCTTTGTGTTCCAGTCCCACATGTCTTTCTAGTCGAACGTCACGTCTCTGCTGAtgattactttctttgtttctggATTGTACAACTTGTATTCTTTTGAGTCTGTGCTATAGCCAATAAAGATACACTTCTCACCTTTGTCATCTAACTTCTTCCTTAATTGATCTAGTACGTG is from Arachis ipaensis cultivar K30076 chromosome B01, Araip1.1, whole genome shotgun sequence and encodes:
- the LOC107616304 gene encoding uncharacterized protein LOC107616304, producing MATPKFSTDFVLCLFLLCVHATLVFASTSNWQNSQDWLNHGGDLFNRRYGYKEFKISPKTAPKLSLKWKFYAGKDITATPAIYEDTLYFPSWNGNIYAVNETNGSLIWKQNLQELTGLNAPRLTTNVNWTVSRSTPTIVGDHDSLMVGIYGPAVVIALNRTNGKLLWLTYLDHHPLALITMSGTYYKGGYYVGTSSLEEAETIERCCIFRGSMAKLDALSGAIIWQTYTLPDNNGTVGGYAGAAIWGSSPSIDAQRNHVYIATGNLYSAPRRILECQERQSNRTVPTEPDDCVEPENHSNSILALDLDTGKIEWYRQLGGYDVWFYQCNNASIPGCPPSGPTPDADFGEAPMMLSVYVNGTKKDIVAAVQKSGYAWALDRNNGNITWFTEAGPGGIVGGGTWGAATDERRVYTNIVNSGAKNFTLAPSNRTTTSGGWVAMDASNGKIVWSTANPSNSTSNGPVSVANDVVFAGSIDLLGSIYAMNAKNGKILWSYKTGASVYGGMSISNGCIYVGSGYNVSLGFPDLSGGTSLSAFCV
- the LOC110269102 gene encoding uncharacterized protein LOC110269102 isoform X2 — translated: MIKQMILKRIGKIWKDTRGKLFHQFYDGTKTLEQNIAQCPEGIDPSNWKWSLEYRMRADTQKKCTHTGGSKSLARNDYRGDALVEERFGIRCIRERMSLISIIMCKPRVYFSG
- the LOC110269102 gene encoding uncharacterized protein LOC110269102 isoform X3; translation: MIKQMILKRIGKIWKDTRGKLFHQFYDGTKTLEQNIAQCPEGIDPSNWKWSLEYRMRADTQKKCTHTGGSKSLARNDYRGDALVEERFGIRCIRERMSLISIIMCKPRVKRL
- the LOC110269102 gene encoding uncharacterized protein LOC110269102 isoform X1; this translates as MIKQMILKRIGKIWKDTRGKLFHQFYDGTKTLEQNIAQCPEGIDPSNWKWSLEYRMRADTQERLQGRRISRGEIWNKVHKRKDVSYIHNNVQTTRETIMNIACLDDSSRELPQNDPIIQALKKKNTQVKFMVWVSSHVLLNALLVKLHNS